A window of the Bacillus sp. A301a_S52 genome harbors these coding sequences:
- a CDS encoding YugN-like family protein: MLEIPSKVENHTFKLYDLEKKLKPVGYVIGGGWEYDHGYFDYKIDDNGSYLFVRLPFQAVDGEELDVKGVHVTLGRPFLLAHKYKQGLDDHVDDPNPLVNQFSEPEDPDAPFPPEWIAAGREYVIELEQMIFNDLEISPRS, from the coding sequence GTGCTAGAAATTCCCTCAAAAGTGGAAAATCACACGTTTAAATTGTATGATCTAGAGAAAAAATTAAAGCCTGTTGGTTATGTGATTGGTGGTGGATGGGAATATGATCATGGTTATTTCGATTACAAGATAGACGATAATGGCAGTTATTTATTTGTCCGCCTGCCTTTTCAAGCGGTTGACGGAGAAGAATTAGATGTTAAAGGTGTACATGTGACATTAGGACGCCCGTTTTTACTTGCGCATAAATATAAACAGGGTTTGGATGATCATGTTGATGATCCTAACCCTTTAGTGAATCAATTTTCTGAACCGGAAGATCCCGATGCACCATTTCCACCGGAATGGATTGCAGCAGGCCGTGAATATGTGATAGAGCTTGAACAAATGATTTTTAACGATTTAGAAATCTCACCGAGAAGTTAA
- a CDS encoding glucose-6-phosphate isomerase — translation MTKKVSFDYSKASSFLAQHEVDYLAGAVESAHHALHEGTGAGNDFLGWIDLPVNYDKEEFSRIQKAAEKIKSDSDVLIVIGIGGSYLGARAAIEALTHTFYNEMDKSGRKTPQVFYVGNNISSTYVKHLLEVIEGKDVSLNVISKSGTTTEPAIAFRIFRDYVEKKYGVEEARKRIYATTDKAKGALKKLAMEEGYESFIIPDDVGGRFSIFTAVGLLPIAAAGLNIETMMKGAAEAREDFSTPDLAKNAAYQYAAVRNALYNKGKTIELMVNYEPALHFTSEWWKQLYGESEGKDGKGIFPAAADFSTDLHSLGQYVQDGRRDLFETVLHVESTAEEMTIEKAETDLDGLNYLAGKNMNFVNDKAYEGTLLAHIDGGVPNLVISIPTLDEYHFGYLIYFFEKACGLSGYLLGVNPFDQPGVEAYKKNMFALLGKPGFEEQKAELEKRLKDN, via the coding sequence ATGACTAAAAAAGTTTCATTTGATTACTCAAAAGCATCGTCATTTTTAGCACAACATGAAGTGGATTATTTAGCAGGAGCTGTTGAATCGGCTCATCATGCTCTACATGAGGGAACTGGTGCAGGCAACGACTTTCTCGGTTGGATTGATTTACCTGTGAACTATGATAAAGAAGAATTCTCGCGCATTCAAAAAGCGGCGGAAAAAATTAAATCAGATTCAGACGTGTTAATCGTCATCGGTATCGGTGGCTCCTACCTTGGTGCTCGGGCTGCTATCGAAGCGTTAACCCATACATTTTATAATGAAATGGACAAGTCTGGTCGGAAAACACCACAAGTTTTCTATGTAGGTAATAATATTAGTTCAACGTATGTAAAACATTTATTGGAAGTGATTGAAGGGAAAGATGTTTCCTTAAACGTTATTTCTAAATCAGGAACGACGACGGAGCCAGCGATTGCTTTCCGTATTTTTAGAGATTACGTGGAGAAAAAATACGGTGTTGAAGAAGCGCGTAAACGTATTTATGCCACAACGGATAAAGCGAAAGGTGCTTTGAAAAAATTAGCTATGGAAGAAGGATACGAGTCGTTTATCATCCCTGATGATGTAGGTGGCCGTTTCTCAATTTTTACAGCTGTAGGTTTATTGCCGATTGCAGCAGCTGGTTTGAATATTGAGACGATGATGAAAGGGGCAGCAGAAGCACGTGAGGATTTTAGCACACCAGATTTAGCTAAGAATGCTGCTTATCAATATGCCGCTGTCCGTAATGCCTTGTACAATAAAGGCAAAACAATCGAATTGATGGTAAATTATGAACCAGCTCTCCACTTCACGAGTGAATGGTGGAAACAGCTGTACGGAGAAAGTGAAGGAAAAGATGGTAAAGGCATCTTCCCTGCTGCTGCTGACTTTTCTACTGATTTACATTCACTAGGTCAATACGTTCAGGATGGCCGTCGTGACCTGTTTGAAACAGTCCTACATGTTGAATCAACAGCAGAAGAAATGACGATTGAAAAAGCAGAGACTGATTTAGACGGACTAAACTATCTAGCAGGAAAGAACATGAACTTTGTCAATGACAAAGCGTATGAGGGAACGCTACTTGCTCATATTGATGGCGGCGTACCGAATCTCGTCATATCTATTCCTACATTGGATGAGTACCATTTTGGTTATTTAATCTACTTCTTTGAAAAAGCGTGTGGTCTAAGTGGCTACTTACTTGGTGTCAACCCATTTGACCAGCCAGGTGTTGAAGCTTATAAGAAAAACATGTTTGCATTATTAGGAAAGCCAGGCTTTGAAGAACAAAAAGCAGAGTTAGAGAAGCGCTTGAAAGATAATTAA
- a CDS encoding iron-containing alcohol dehydrogenase, producing MDQFIYQNPTRLIFGEGQVEQQLVAQLEPLGKKVLLVYGGGSIKRNGLYDEVIALLRTNGFIVSELEGVEPNPRLETVRKGIEQCRRDDVDVILAVGGGSVIDCTKAIAAGAKYDGDAWDFITKKVVVEDALPFGTILTLAATGSEMNAGSVITNWDTHEKYGWGSPHVFPTFSILDPQNTLTVPKDHTIYGIVDMMTHVFEQYFHSQQNTPLQERMCEAVLQTVIDTAPSLVEDLNDVAHRETILYAGTIALNGSLQMGTRGDWASHNIEHAISAVYDIPHAGGLAIIFPQWMRYHKEKGEQKLYQLATRVWNIDPVGKDKQQVVEEGIKKLESFWQSLGAPSRLKDYDIDDSRLEEMAEKTMVNGPFGNFNKLQKEDVLSILKASL from the coding sequence ATGGATCAATTTATTTATCAAAATCCAACGCGACTAATTTTTGGGGAGGGACAAGTTGAGCAACAGCTTGTAGCGCAACTCGAGCCGCTTGGTAAGAAGGTTTTACTCGTTTATGGCGGAGGAAGTATTAAACGCAATGGCCTTTATGATGAGGTGATCGCTTTATTAAGGACTAATGGGTTCATTGTGTCTGAATTGGAAGGGGTTGAGCCAAACCCGCGATTGGAAACAGTGAGAAAAGGAATAGAGCAATGCAGAAGAGATGACGTGGACGTCATTTTGGCAGTGGGTGGCGGCAGTGTCATTGATTGCACTAAGGCTATTGCTGCTGGAGCAAAATACGATGGTGATGCTTGGGATTTTATCACAAAAAAAGTGGTGGTAGAAGACGCTTTGCCTTTTGGAACGATCTTAACATTAGCCGCTACAGGTTCTGAAATGAATGCAGGGTCTGTTATAACCAATTGGGACACCCATGAAAAATATGGATGGGGAAGCCCACATGTATTTCCAACCTTCTCGATCCTTGATCCACAGAATACGTTAACTGTGCCGAAAGATCATACGATTTATGGGATTGTTGATATGATGACACATGTTTTTGAACAGTATTTCCACTCTCAGCAAAACACACCGCTTCAAGAACGGATGTGTGAAGCTGTTTTACAAACAGTCATTGATACAGCCCCTTCTCTCGTTGAGGATTTAAACGATGTTGCGCATCGTGAGACAATACTATACGCTGGTACAATCGCTTTAAATGGTTCGTTGCAAATGGGGACACGTGGTGATTGGGCTTCTCACAATATTGAGCATGCCATCTCCGCCGTGTACGATATTCCACATGCAGGAGGACTGGCTATTATTTTCCCACAATGGATGAGGTACCATAAGGAGAAAGGTGAACAAAAGCTTTATCAACTAGCCACTCGTGTATGGAACATAGATCCTGTCGGGAAAGATAAACAACAAGTAGTGGAAGAAGGCATAAAGAAGCTAGAAAGCTTTTGGCAGTCACTAGGAGCACCAAGCCGATTGAAGGATTATGATATCGATGATAGTCGACTTGAAGAAATGGCTGAAAAGACGATGGTTAATGGGCCTTTCGGTAATTTTAATAAGCTGCAGAAGGAAGACGTCTTGTCCATTTTGAAGGCGTCGCTGTAA
- a CDS encoding DUF378 domain-containing protein, with protein MNGIQRTALVIAIIGAVNWGLIGFFRFDLVAAVFGGQAAGFSRFIYALVGLAGLYCISILFKPSEEMERSPEPQR; from the coding sequence ATGAACGGAATTCAACGAACTGCGCTGGTGATTGCGATAATCGGTGCTGTAAACTGGGGCTTAATCGGTTTTTTCAGATTTGACCTAGTAGCAGCGGTTTTCGGTGGACAGGCCGCCGGTTTTTCCCGTTTCATTTATGCCCTCGTAGGATTGGCAGGTTTATATTGTATTTCAATATTATTTAAGCCATCTGAGGAGATGGAAAGAAGCCCGGAGCCACAGCGTTAA
- the yugI gene encoding general stress protein 13 produces the protein MSGQYEVGSIVEGKVTGIKPFGAFVALDEKKQGLVHISHVAHGYVKDINEELSVGDEVKVKVLSIDEESGKISLSIKETQPKPERTERPRPQSSGPRGGGGGGNRKPGAGQQSQAQGFNTLEDKLKDWLKQSNEIQADLNKRIKK, from the coding sequence ATGTCAGGTCAATATGAAGTAGGTAGTATCGTTGAAGGAAAAGTAACTGGAATTAAGCCTTTTGGTGCGTTCGTTGCATTAGACGAGAAAAAACAAGGGCTCGTTCACATTTCTCACGTTGCACATGGGTATGTGAAAGATATCAATGAAGAATTATCTGTTGGAGATGAAGTGAAGGTAAAGGTTCTTTCTATAGATGAAGAATCTGGCAAAATTTCGTTATCTATTAAAGAGACGCAACCTAAGCCTGAACGTACAGAACGTCCACGTCCACAAAGTAGTGGCCCACGCGGTGGTGGTGGCGGTGGAAATCGTAAACCAGGTGCGGGACAACAAAGCCAGGCGCAAGGTTTTAATACGTTAGAAGACAAGCTTAAAGACTGGCTAAAACAGTCTAACGAAATTCAAGCAGATCTTAATAAACGCATTAAAAAATAA
- a CDS encoding aminotransferase, which yields MTIIKTEHEPKLSQGVRRIQPSGIRRFFDLASSMENIISLGVGEPDFTTPWNVREASIHSLERGITAYTANAGLMELRDAISDYLHRRFTLSYNPKNEIVVTVGASEGIDLALRAVIDPGDEVLIVEPCFVAYAPLVSLMGGIPVSVPVKAENHFELKASDVADKITERTKAIMLSFPNNPTGAVLSESALEDVAKVVVKHDLIVISDEIYAELTYDTSHASVPNAVGMRERTILISGFSKAFAMTGWRVGYIAAPEPYASAMLKIHQYAMMCASTMAQYAALEALTNTQDEMEEMIVSYRQRRNYFVKSLREIGLSCHMPGGAFYVFPSIQSTGLSSESFAEQLLMSQKVAVVPGHVFGAGGEGYIRCSYAASMKQLEEAVDRIDLFLKNTQVGIR from the coding sequence ATGACAATCATTAAAACTGAGCATGAACCTAAATTGTCACAAGGAGTTAGGCGAATTCAACCATCAGGTATTAGACGCTTTTTTGACCTTGCATCGTCAATGGAAAATATCATATCTCTAGGGGTTGGAGAACCAGATTTTACTACGCCGTGGAACGTAAGAGAAGCGAGTATTCATTCTCTAGAGCGTGGAATTACTGCTTATACAGCAAACGCAGGCTTAATGGAATTAAGAGACGCAATCTCTGATTATTTACATCGTCGCTTCACACTTTCGTATAATCCGAAAAATGAAATTGTCGTAACCGTAGGGGCTAGTGAGGGTATCGACTTAGCTTTAAGAGCAGTTATTGACCCTGGAGATGAGGTGCTTATAGTAGAGCCATGCTTTGTAGCTTATGCACCGCTCGTTTCTCTGATGGGAGGAATTCCAGTATCAGTCCCTGTAAAAGCTGAAAATCATTTTGAACTAAAGGCTAGTGATGTGGCTGATAAAATAACAGAGCGGACGAAAGCGATCATGCTGTCATTTCCTAATAATCCAACAGGCGCTGTCCTAAGTGAGAGTGCATTAGAAGATGTAGCAAAAGTAGTCGTAAAACATGATCTCATCGTTATATCTGACGAGATTTATGCTGAACTAACTTATGATACATCTCATGCTAGTGTCCCTAATGCAGTGGGGATGAGAGAAAGAACGATACTTATTTCTGGTTTTTCAAAGGCATTTGCCATGACTGGGTGGCGTGTTGGGTATATTGCGGCTCCAGAGCCCTATGCTAGTGCAATGCTAAAAATTCATCAATATGCGATGATGTGTGCGTCTACGATGGCACAATATGCTGCTCTTGAAGCATTAACTAATACGCAAGATGAGATGGAAGAAATGATTGTCAGCTACCGACAACGCCGGAATTACTTCGTTAAGTCGTTACGAGAAATCGGTCTTTCCTGCCATATGCCCGGAGGCGCTTTTTATGTGTTTCCGTCAATCCAAAGTACTGGTTTATCTTCTGAATCCTTTGCTGAACAGCTATTAATGTCACAAAAGGTTGCTGTTGTTCCTGGGCATGTATTTGGAGCTGGTGGTGAAGGATATATCCGTTGTTCATATGCCGCCTCAATGAAACAATTAGAGGAAGCGGTAGATCGAATTGATCTCTTTTTAAAAAATACACAAGTCGGTATTAGGTAA
- a CDS encoding Lrp/AsnC family transcriptional regulator — MKEKEQELLSLIEKEGRMESHHLAKMLDTTIDDVEDMLRSLEEQKIILGYSALIDWTKTDIQENVTAMIDVKVTPKRGVGFDAVAERIYRFKEVKALYLMSGTYDLSVAIEGKSMSEVAQFVSEKLSTLDSVISTTTHFQLKKYKHDGVIFTEDDDDDHRMVVSP; from the coding sequence ATGAAAGAAAAAGAACAGGAGTTGCTCAGTTTAATCGAAAAAGAAGGCAGAATGGAGAGTCATCACCTAGCGAAAATGCTTGATACAACGATCGATGATGTAGAAGACATGCTTAGAAGCTTGGAAGAACAAAAAATTATTCTAGGCTATTCTGCATTAATTGATTGGACTAAAACAGATATCCAAGAAAATGTTACTGCGATGATCGACGTGAAGGTGACGCCTAAACGGGGCGTTGGATTTGATGCTGTCGCCGAAAGGATTTATCGATTTAAAGAGGTAAAAGCGTTGTATCTTATGTCAGGAACATACGATCTTTCGGTAGCTATCGAAGGTAAATCCATGTCTGAGGTGGCCCAGTTCGTTTCTGAGAAATTATCCACATTGGATTCCGTTATTTCCACAACAACGCATTTTCAATTAAAAAAATATAAACACGATGGGGTTATTTTTACAGAGGACGATGATGATGATCATAGAATGGTGGTTTCACCATGA
- a CDS encoding cysteine hydrolase, with protein sequence MSEKNSHPHVHDYEHVALLFVDMISDFSFEDGERLFPHTLKAAKKMAKLKTRAKELNIPILYVNDNYGRWQSDFPGIVEEMKQSEQGKKILHLLQPDDDDYFILKPQYSAFFMTPLELLLNYLNVKSLIICGVAGNMCIHFTANDAFMRGYKLYIPSDCTASNSREENDKALHLMAHVLKATIQPSEELDLEAIKYEWRQLKS encoded by the coding sequence ATGAGTGAAAAAAATAGCCATCCACATGTCCATGATTATGAACATGTGGCTTTATTGTTTGTTGATATGATCAGTGATTTTTCATTTGAAGACGGGGAAAGACTTTTTCCACATACACTAAAAGCTGCGAAGAAAATGGCTAAGTTAAAAACGCGTGCTAAAGAGCTTAACATCCCTATTTTATACGTTAATGACAATTACGGCAGATGGCAATCCGATTTCCCCGGGATTGTAGAAGAGATGAAGCAAAGCGAGCAAGGTAAGAAAATCCTCCATCTTCTACAACCTGATGATGATGACTACTTTATTTTAAAACCGCAATACTCTGCTTTTTTTATGACCCCACTCGAATTATTACTTAACTATTTAAATGTGAAGTCGCTCATTATTTGTGGTGTGGCTGGTAATATGTGTATACATTTCACAGCAAATGATGCGTTTATGCGAGGATACAAACTCTATATTCCATCTGATTGTACCGCTTCTAATTCTAGAGAAGAAAACGACAAAGCTCTTCACTTAATGGCACATGTCCTAAAAGCCACTATTCAGCCCTCAGAAGAGCTTGATTTAGAAGCAATAAAATATGAATGGCGCCAGCTGAAAAGTTAA
- a CDS encoding 4Fe-4S dicluster domain-containing protein, whose product MAKTLEDKQYLIRFNCDKKSHLEVLNHDLCATACPDKACTLFCPGEVYKWEGDRMFVGYEGCHECGSCRIGCPHENIKWEYPKGGHGVVFRLA is encoded by the coding sequence ATGGCGAAAACATTGGAAGACAAACAGTATCTCATTCGCTTTAACTGTGATAAAAAATCACACCTAGAAGTGTTGAATCATGATCTTTGTGCTACTGCATGCCCCGATAAAGCCTGTACACTGTTTTGCCCTGGTGAAGTGTATAAATGGGAAGGTGACCGGATGTTTGTAGGCTATGAAGGCTGTCATGAGTGTGGAAGCTGCAGAATTGGTTGTCCGCATGAAAATATAAAATGGGAATACCCGAAAGGAGGACATGGTGTTGTCTTTAGGCTGGCATAA
- a CDS encoding FAD-dependent oxidoreductase, with translation MSEKFDVIVVGAGPAGTSCAYTAAKNGLKVLLIERGEYPGAKNVMGGILYRKQLEEIIPEFWKEAPIERPVVEQRFWFLDKESMVTTSYKGLEWGKEPFNNFTVLRAKFDKWFADKAVEQGALLINETVVTECLVENDKVIGVKTDRPDGDIYADVVVLADGVNSLLAKQLGFHKEWKPNEVALTVMEVLKIQKKVINERFNIKDDQGVSVEIFGDATQGILGTGFLYTNKDSVNIGVGTTLSGMVKKKLKPYELLDRLKEHPMIQPYIEGSETQEYLAHLIPEGGYHAIPKLVGNGVMVAGDAAQFVNAIHREGSNMAMASGKMAAETIIEAKKTDDFSERTLDSYRTNIYDSFIGKDLKKYKDAAHTFEENPQYFQEYIPLMNEAMHAFFSVDGTPKREKQKKIMAKMTAGRGKIGLAKDMYRAWKAVK, from the coding sequence ATGTCTGAAAAATTTGATGTGATCGTTGTAGGAGCCGGGCCCGCAGGAACAAGTTGTGCATATACTGCAGCAAAAAATGGTTTAAAGGTTCTTCTTATTGAAAGAGGTGAATATCCGGGGGCGAAAAATGTCATGGGAGGGATTCTTTACAGAAAACAATTAGAAGAAATCATACCAGAATTTTGGAAGGAAGCCCCAATAGAGCGACCTGTCGTGGAGCAACGTTTCTGGTTTTTAGATAAAGAATCGATGGTGACGACTAGTTATAAAGGTTTGGAATGGGGGAAGGAGCCTTTTAACAATTTTACGGTTCTCAGAGCGAAATTTGATAAATGGTTTGCTGATAAAGCGGTAGAGCAGGGAGCACTTCTCATTAATGAAACGGTTGTGACAGAATGCCTTGTCGAGAATGACAAAGTGATTGGTGTTAAAACAGATCGTCCCGATGGCGACATTTATGCAGACGTTGTTGTATTAGCTGACGGAGTGAACTCATTACTTGCAAAGCAGCTCGGTTTTCATAAAGAATGGAAACCAAACGAAGTCGCTTTAACCGTTATGGAAGTATTGAAAATCCAAAAGAAGGTCATCAACGAACGATTCAATATTAAAGATGATCAGGGAGTTTCTGTTGAAATATTCGGAGATGCTACTCAAGGAATTTTAGGCACAGGCTTCTTGTATACAAATAAGGATAGCGTTAATATCGGCGTTGGTACCACGTTATCAGGCATGGTAAAGAAAAAACTAAAGCCTTATGAACTGTTGGATCGCTTAAAAGAGCACCCAATGATTCAACCTTATATAGAAGGTTCGGAAACACAGGAATATTTAGCCCATTTAATTCCAGAAGGTGGCTATCATGCTATTCCTAAACTTGTAGGGAACGGTGTTATGGTTGCAGGGGATGCTGCGCAGTTTGTTAATGCTATCCATCGAGAAGGCTCTAATATGGCAATGGCGTCAGGAAAAATGGCTGCTGAAACAATCATAGAAGCAAAGAAAACAGATGATTTTTCCGAGCGAACACTTGACAGTTATCGAACCAATATTTATGACAGTTTCATTGGAAAAGATCTTAAAAAATATAAAGATGCTGCCCATACATTTGAAGAAAATCCTCAATATTTCCAAGAATATATTCCATTAATGAACGAAGCCATGCATGCCTTCTTCTCGGTAGATGGCACACCTAAACGAGAAAAACAGAAAAAAATTATGGCAAAAATGACGGCAGGAAGAGGGAAGATTGGTTTAGCTAAAGATATGTACAGAGCCTGGAAGGCGGTGAAATAA
- a CDS encoding electron transfer flavoprotein subunit alpha/FixB family protein, with amino-acid sequence MNIEEYKDVWVFIEQRDSQIIDVGLELLGAGRELADKLDVKLCGFILGDHVTEPAKSLYAYGADKVYVIEDSILKDYRTETYMKATGDLVRKYKPEIILYGATANGKDLASAVATEVMTGLTADTTLLDINVEKRLFEASRPAFGGNIMATILCKKHRPQMATVRPKVMKKPDPDWQREGTVELISEAISLKEDTLRTKVIEIVREAKKAVNLEEADIIVAAGKGIKDEKGFQMVKELADALGASVGASRDIVEAGLCGHDHQVGQTGLTVTPKLYIAIGISGAVQHIVGMQNSDLIIAINNDPDAAIFNAAHVGVVADAFEIVPMLTQAFRTQLAGEEAGGVTADV; translated from the coding sequence ATGAATATTGAGGAGTATAAGGACGTATGGGTGTTCATTGAACAACGAGACAGTCAAATTATTGATGTTGGGTTAGAATTGCTTGGTGCTGGAAGGGAGCTAGCTGACAAGCTTGACGTTAAATTGTGTGGTTTTATATTAGGTGATCACGTAACTGAACCAGCAAAAAGTTTATATGCATACGGTGCAGACAAAGTGTATGTGATTGAGGATTCTATTTTAAAAGATTATCGTACAGAAACATATATGAAAGCGACAGGGGATTTAGTTAGAAAATACAAGCCTGAAATTATCCTTTATGGGGCAACAGCCAATGGAAAAGACCTTGCCAGTGCGGTAGCTACAGAAGTGATGACGGGGCTTACAGCCGATACGACGTTATTGGATATTAATGTTGAGAAGCGCTTATTTGAGGCGAGCAGGCCAGCATTTGGCGGCAATATTATGGCCACTATTCTCTGTAAAAAACATCGTCCTCAAATGGCTACTGTTAGGCCAAAAGTAATGAAAAAACCAGATCCTGATTGGCAAAGAGAAGGGACTGTTGAACTCATTTCTGAAGCTATTTCTTTAAAAGAGGACACTCTCCGAACAAAGGTTATTGAAATTGTAAGGGAGGCTAAAAAGGCAGTTAATTTGGAGGAAGCAGATATTATCGTAGCAGCAGGAAAAGGGATTAAAGACGAAAAAGGATTCCAGATGGTCAAGGAATTAGCTGATGCTTTAGGCGCTTCCGTAGGTGCGAGTAGAGATATTGTCGAAGCGGGGCTTTGTGGACATGATCATCAGGTTGGGCAAACGGGGTTAACCGTTACACCAAAGCTGTATATCGCTATAGGCATCTCTGGGGCTGTTCAACATATTGTTGGCATGCAGAATTCAGACTTAATAATCGCCATTAATAACGATCCTGACGCTGCTATTTTTAATGCTGCACATGTTGGTGTCGTGGCTGATGCATTTGAAATCGTGCCTATGCTAACACAGGCCTTTCGAACTCAGTTAGCAGGAGAAGAAGCAGGGGGAGTGACAGCTGATGTCTGA
- a CDS encoding electron transfer flavoprotein subunit beta/FixA family protein — protein sequence MNVLVCIKQVPDTKIIKVNPKTNTLDRSSAPAILNPYDAHAVEEAVRLTEQHGGKVIVLSMGPPQARIAIKKCIEIGADKGYLISDRRFAGADTLATSYALYKAIEKLIKEEGLDLVLCGKHAIDGDTGQVGPGIARRMEIPPLTNVIRVEKVDTDEGSIIVHRKIEHGYERIQSKLPCLLTVEKEINEVAYSPLPNMIKAARYEPIVWTVDDLNDVDVKQLGLKGSPTIVGKMWPPEKSSGADMIGGTVEEQVEQLLTITLEKRELFSVKGGEST from the coding sequence ATGAATGTTCTAGTTTGTATTAAGCAAGTTCCGGATACGAAGATCATTAAAGTAAACCCGAAGACGAATACACTTGACCGCTCCAGTGCACCAGCTATATTAAACCCTTATGATGCCCACGCAGTGGAGGAAGCGGTGCGTCTAACTGAACAACATGGTGGAAAAGTCATCGTTCTATCGATGGGCCCACCTCAAGCGAGAATAGCTATTAAGAAATGTATCGAAATAGGGGCTGATAAAGGCTATTTAATTTCCGACCGGCGATTTGCTGGGGCAGATACCCTTGCTACAAGTTATGCGCTTTATAAAGCAATTGAAAAGTTAATTAAGGAAGAAGGTCTTGATCTCGTATTATGTGGTAAACATGCGATTGATGGTGATACAGGACAAGTGGGGCCTGGTATTGCTCGCCGTATGGAAATACCGCCACTAACAAATGTCATACGTGTAGAAAAAGTGGACACTGATGAAGGAAGTATTATTGTTCATCGCAAAATTGAACATGGTTATGAACGTATCCAATCAAAGTTACCATGTCTACTTACTGTAGAAAAAGAAATTAATGAAGTCGCATATTCACCACTTCCTAATATGATTAAAGCTGCTAGGTATGAGCCAATAGTATGGACAGTAGATGATTTGAATGATGTTGATGTCAAACAGTTAGGGTTAAAAGGGTCTCCTACAATTGTTGGGAAAATGTGGCCGCCGGAAAAAAGTTCGGGTGCGGACATGATTGGAGGAACAGTTGAAGAGCAAGTTGAGCAATTACTGACCATCACCCTTGAAAAAAGAGAATTATTCAGTGTGAAGGGAGGGGAGTCAACATGA